Part of the Acidimicrobiales bacterium genome, CGCGCCGATCAGCTACGGCAAGTTCCTCTCGTGGCGCGGAATGGTGGCGGTCGAGCCACCGAACCGGCCGGCCCCGAACCGGGTCTCGGCCAGCGCCGCCCACCGGCGCGAGGACTGGAAGTTCGGTTTCGTCGGTACCCGTGATCGCAGCAGCGGCATGATCCACCTCCCTCCCGCCCGCGTCTCGCAGAAGGGCGGCGCCGTCGACGACATGGAGCCGGTCGCGATGGCCGACACCCAGGGAACCATCGCCGCGTTCACCGTCGACAAGCTCGTGTACTCGCCCAGCCCGCCCGTCGTGTTCGCGGTCGTCGACTTCGACGGCGGCGGGCGTGCTCCGCTCGAGTTGACCGACGTCGACCCCGACGAGGTCGAAGTCGGTGGCCGGGTCGAGCCCACCTTCCGGCGCCTCTCCACGAGCGACGAGATCCACAACTACTTCTGGAAGGTCCGACCCGTCAGGGACGGACAGGGAGGCGAGGGCTGATCATGGGTTCACACGGCATCAAGGACCAGGTTGCGATCATCGGAATGGGATGCACCCCGTTCCTCGAGCACTGGGACAAGTCGCTCGACGACCTGATCATCGACGCGGCGCAGGCGACGTATGCGTCTGCGGGCATCGCCCAGGAGGACGTCGACGCCTTCTGGTTCGGCACCTCGCAATCGGCGGCGTCGGGGCTCGCGCTGGCCGGGCCGCTCAAGATCCAGGGCAAGCCGGTCACCCGGGTCGAGAACTATTGCGCGACGGGTTCCGAGGCGATGCGCAACGCGGCCTACGCCGTGGCCTCGGGTGCCTACGACGTCGTGATGGCGCTCGGCGCCGAGAAGGTCAAGGACGGCGGCTACCAGGGACTCAACGCGTTCCCGATTCCGACCGACGGGACCCAGCGGACCCTCACCGCCGCGGCGATGTTCAGCCTGATCCTCCCCGCCTACTCGGAGAAGTACGGCGTCGACGAGGACGAGCTTCGCTACGTCGTCGCCAAGATCGCCGAGAAGAACCACTACAACGGTGCCCGCAACCCGCTGGCCCAGTTCCGGCGGGAGACCAGCGCGGAGCAGATCTGCCAGATGGCCGCGGTGGCCGGTCGGCTGTCGGTCTTCGATTGCGCGGGAGTGGCCGACGGCGCCGCAGCGGTGATCATGTGCCGGGCCGAGGACGCCCACAAGTACTGCCCGAACCCGCTCTACATCAAGGCGCTGTCGTTCGTCGCCGGCACCGGGGCCGGTTCGCTCGATCCCGACTACGACTACACGACGCTCACCGAGTCGAAGTGGGCGGCCGACGATGCCTACGCCCAGGCCGGCGTGACCGACCCCAAGGCCGAGATCGCCATGGCCGAGGTCCACGACTGCTTCACCCCGACCGAGTTGGTGCTCATGGAGGACCTCGGGTTCTCCGATCCGGGCGGTGCGTGGCAGGACGTGCTCGACGGCGCCTTCCGGCTCGACGGACGGCTCCCCGTCAACACCGATGGCGGGCTCAAGTCGTTCGGTCATCCGGTCGGCGCGTCCGGGCTCCGGATGCTCTACGAGGTCTGGCTCCAGCTGCGGGGCGAGGCCCCCGAGGAGCGACGCATCCCGGTGACCGATCGCAACCTCGGACTCACCCACAACCTCGGCGGCTACCCCGGCGAGATGGTGAGCTTCGTCGGCATCTACGGCCCCGAGCTGGGCTGACACTCCGCCCGATCCTCGCGCGGCGGGTAGCGTCGGCCCATGGATGCCGATGACCTCGCCTTCGCAGGGATCGCCGCGCAGGCGGAACTCATCCGCACGGGCGAGATCACCTCGCGCGAGCTCGTCGAGCTCTACCTCTCCCGCATCCAGCGGATCGACCCGGAACTCAACGCCTTCCGTGAAGTGTTCGCCGAAGAGGCCCGCGCCGCTGCGGCCGATGCCGACGAACGGATCGGCCGAGGCGACCAGGCGCCTCTCCTCGGCGTGCCCGTCGCCTTCAAGGACGAGCTCGACATGGAGGGAAGGGTCGCCCGTCACGGCACCAGCGCCTACGACGAGCCGGCGACGGCGAACGCGGTACACGTCCAACGGATGCTCGACGCGGGTGCGATCGCGCTCGGCAAGACCGCGCTGCCCGAACTCGCCGTCTGCGGCTTCACGGAGAGCATCACGTCGGGCGACACGCGCAACCCATGGGATCTGTCGCGCACGCCGGGCGGGTCCAGCGGTGGATCGGGTGCGGCCGTCGCGGCCGGACTCGTCGGCGCAGCGTCGGCCAGCGACGGCGCCGGTTCGATCCGCATACCGGCCGCGCTCAACGGTCTCTTCGGGCTGAAGCCGCAGCGCGGGCGCGTGTCGCTCATGCCCGAGGCGGAGCACTGGCACGGCATGTCGAAGACCGGGTGCCTGACCCGCCGGGTGGCCGATGCCGCGCTCTGGCTCGATGTCGCCCGGGGACCGGCTGACGGAGACGCCCACCGACCGCCGCCTCCTGACGGGTCCTACGTCGAGGCTGCCCGGACACCCCCTCCCCGGCTTCGCATCGGTCGTTCCCGGGCGACAGTGCGGGCCCTGGTGCCGCCGCTCATGGAGGCGGAGGCCCTGTCGGCCCTCGACCGGGCCACCGCGGTTCTCGAAGGTCTGGGTCACGGCGTCGAGGAACGAGACCCCGACTACGGCAACGCCGGCAACCCGATGATCGCGCTCTATCTCTCGGGCGTGCGCGAGCACCTCGACACGGTGCCGCACCCGGAGCGTCTCGAGGCGCGGACGCGGGCCTTCGGACGGCTCGGAGGGATGATTCCCGACCGGGCGGTGCGCAGCGCGTTGCGAGATCAGGACGCGCACGCGGCGCGTATCAACGAGGTCTTCGACCACGTCGATGCCCTGATGACGCCGGTGACGTCGACCTTGCCGGTACCGGTCGGCCGGTGGCGGGGCAAGGGAGCGGTCCGGACGCTCATCGGCATGAGCCGCGTCTACCCCTACACGGCGATCTGGAACTACACCGGCCAGCCCGCTGCGGCGATACCGGTGGGCTTCACCGACGGCGGGCTGCCGCTCTCGGTGATGCTGATCGTGCCGCCCAACCGGGAGGACCTCATCTTCTCGCTGGCGGGTCAGATGGAGGCCGTGATCGGCTGGCCCGACCGGCGACCGCCGCTCGACGGGACCTAGTACCCGGCGCGATCCGCTGCCGCCCGGCTAAGAACTGGTGGAAGACGTCGGCAGAGGAGTTCCATCATCATCTCGCCGCAACCGGTTCCCGTGATCGAGGCCGTCGGGCTCACGAAGCGGTTCGGCTCGCTCACGGCGGTCGAATCGCTCGATCTGCGCGTCGAGCCGGGAGAGGTCTTCGGTTTCCTCGGTCCGAACGGCGCCGGCAAG contains:
- a CDS encoding acetyl-CoA acetyltransferase, coding for MGSHGIKDQVAIIGMGCTPFLEHWDKSLDDLIIDAAQATYASAGIAQEDVDAFWFGTSQSAASGLALAGPLKIQGKPVTRVENYCATGSEAMRNAAYAVASGAYDVVMALGAEKVKDGGYQGLNAFPIPTDGTQRTLTAAAMFSLILPAYSEKYGVDEDELRYVVAKIAEKNHYNGARNPLAQFRRETSAEQICQMAAVAGRLSVFDCAGVADGAAAVIMCRAEDAHKYCPNPLYIKALSFVAGTGAGSLDPDYDYTTLTESKWAADDAYAQAGVTDPKAEIAMAEVHDCFTPTELVLMEDLGFSDPGGAWQDVLDGAFRLDGRLPVNTDGGLKSFGHPVGASGLRMLYEVWLQLRGEAPEERRIPVTDRNLGLTHNLGGYPGEMVSFVGIYGPELG
- a CDS encoding amidase family protein — translated: MDADDLAFAGIAAQAELIRTGEITSRELVELYLSRIQRIDPELNAFREVFAEEARAAAADADERIGRGDQAPLLGVPVAFKDELDMEGRVARHGTSAYDEPATANAVHVQRMLDAGAIALGKTALPELAVCGFTESITSGDTRNPWDLSRTPGGSSGGSGAAVAAGLVGAASASDGAGSIRIPAALNGLFGLKPQRGRVSLMPEAEHWHGMSKTGCLTRRVADAALWLDVARGPADGDAHRPPPPDGSYVEAARTPPPRLRIGRSRATVRALVPPLMEAEALSALDRATAVLEGLGHGVEERDPDYGNAGNPMIALYLSGVREHLDTVPHPERLEARTRAFGRLGGMIPDRAVRSALRDQDAHAARINEVFDHVDALMTPVTSTLPVPVGRWRGKGAVRTLIGMSRVYPYTAIWNYTGQPAAAIPVGFTDGGLPLSVMLIVPPNREDLIFSLAGQMEAVIGWPDRRPPLDGT